aaacatgaTGTGAACCACGTTACTTTTGTATATAGGACGCTTAGAGATGGAAATTGCAATGCATTAAATGGTTAAGAAACTAACAAAGATTCCCTTCAGTCGGCTGCCCAATTACATGGAAAATTCGcaactctctgtttctctgAAGGAATGGTGGGGCAACTCCATAGATATGCCTCCATTTTTGACCAGAAGCGTACCGGATGAAGACGCAACCCGGTTGCCCATCTTGACCGTGTAttacaccctctctctctctctctctctctctctctctctctcataattgCACCAATCAAGCCAGAATGGTGAATCATTCTCCACATTTTGGATAAAATCCCAACTCATTCCGGTCAAGCTAAGAATTCAAGACGTTGCCCCAACACACTGTTTTGACGTCACAGTACTTTCTCATCCTGATGGGGATGTTTAATTACGTGGTCTACATCTTACTTCGATCCTCCCTATAAATTCAAGCACCCTTGAGCCCTAGTATGCAACTCAGAAATTAAGCATCACAATGGAAAGGCTTTGTGTATGGTTGGTGCTCTCTCTCTGCCTGTTTGCTGCTGCCACCACTGCCCAACAGTGTGGGAAGCAAGCCGGCGGCAAAACATGTTCCAACAACCTTTGCTGTAGCCAGTATGGTTACTGTGGCTCTACTGATGACTATTGCTCCCCTTCTAAAGGTTGTCAGAGCAATTGTCAATCAAGCAGCAGCGGTGGGGAGAGCGCCTCGAATGTGAGAGCAACGTACCATTTCTACAACCCAGAGCAGAATGGATGGAACTTGAATGCTGTGAGTGCATATTGCTCGACATGGGATGCCAACAAGCCGTTGGCATGGCGCAGCAAATATGGTTGGACGGCCTTTTGTGGACCGGTCGGGCCTCGTGGGCAAGCAGCTTGTGGCAAGTGCCTAAgggtaagtaaaaaaaaaaatcaccttttaaagtagtttttatttatttatttgcatcAGTATTAGCATGCATCAGCTTCATTAAAGTAAACTAGGACATTTttgtagataatatatatatatatatatatatatatatattttgtggcAGTCAGTTAAAAGCAGCAGCTTAGTATAATTCCAAGTAGAATGAATATATTTACACAGTAAAACTGATGCAGCCGGACGAAACGCACACAGAAACAAATTCGGTTTATTAAAAGCATGAGGGTCACCGATTCCGGATTTGgatagaaaattaataaatatcgGCAAAGTGGATTTTTCTCCCATAAACTTCCACATGCTTTTTTGCACCTTAAATTGTCAAACATTTAAATTTGCCCACTAATACTAATTAAATTACCAATATAATTAAACTTACACTCTCGATGAATCTGACTGTAAAAATTATGTGAGATGAACAATATCTTgttttatcttaaaattcatataaattctCCTCAGAAATAGCACTTGAAGGCTAAAGAAATAATAGCCAGCTCCTGCAAGTTAGtgttctaattaatatatatagctaaaacTTTAATTGCTTTGTAAGATAACACAGGAGGAACAGAGTATGTATTGCGATCGTCAAACAATTAAAAGATATCATTTAACTTTTGGCTTTAGATGCCTATTATATTGAGCCAGCTGTTCGagatgttttaaattaattagattcACCTAATTTCCAAAATGGTTTCCCCACAAGTGGGCTGGGGATAAATGCATGGTTAAAAGTgagggcatttttttttttcatttgttttcacaactcaactcatctcattttatctaattattacaatttttttaaatttttacacaaaataaaataaaaaaatcaactttttcaaatctcaaaataaaaataatattaaaaaaataaattctaacaatattttattcaatttttaactttaatctcaactcatctcatttcatttgcGAAAATAAACAAGGCATTATCACTAAGTTTTgcaatgtatttatatattaaatgcaTGGTTAAAAGGGGATGGCATAATTTGTTTTAGGGAAAGTAAGAATTAGAAAATCACTGAAATTGCATGCATATTTCAATGCAGGTCACAAACAGCGGAACAGGAGCTCAGGCAACAGTGAGAATTGTGGATCAATGCAGCAATGGAGGTCTGGATTTGGATTATGCAGGAGTGTTTCAAAAACTAGACACTGATGGAAAAGGATATGCCCAGGGCCACCTTATCGTGAGCTACCAGTTTGTGAACTGCGGTGATTAAAGCAGTTCTATTTTACATTCCCACGATTGTAAAAACATAGTCAGATTACTAGTTCtgacaataaataaatgaaattcgacttcaataactatatattagaagaaaaatattacatcaTATAAGTATTACCACTTCGATTTGAGAGAAGGAAAACGAAGCTTATTTCAAGGAGggaaaataataaacacaccattttttgtttttaatttttaaattctgaTTTAAATGGAggtcatttttataaaatagagataaaaatatcattattttataaaaatatcctcaatttagaacataattataaaaaatagtactCTTTGTCTTTTCTCAACATCGAGTTACACTAAGGTCGCAGGAAATGCGCTAAAGATGCCACTAATATGCCCCAAATGTTGTGTACCCTAACATAGatgtttagttctttttttacgAGCAAATTTCATTAAACAAAAAGGAGAAATACACAAGGACGTAGTGGGAAAGCACGACAAATGtcacaatttatttaattatataaaagccaAGCTTTTAATTGATGACTTGGCATTCAGCTCGTACTATTCGGCTTAACAGCCAATCACGCAATCgctaaaaattaaaagagtttcGCTACGAAAAGGATCCTGAATTTGGAAtcgaatagtattttttttttatgtatttttttaatcatcataaatatttttttaaaaaaataaaaaatttataataccattaaaaatattttcttaatcattaagttaaaaaaaaaataaaaaaagacacaaATTTGGGTCGGGAtccaaagcatttctcaaatTAAAAATGACAGGCAGTGCAAAAGGAATTTAAGAACCAAACGTCAAGCGGTGAATCCCTAAAACCAAATACCGACTTTCAATTTTTTGGTATTAAACCCTTTCACCGGTCATTGTGATCTCTTGGAACCAAATACCGATCAAATCCAGATTTGGTAACGAAGATGATGGACGATGCATTAAGAAAAAACTAACATGAAGAAGATCACATCCTTTCAAAAATGCAAGATTCTAAACAGAACCATCAAAAGGTGCAACCCAACAGCATAATATAAATCCGAACAACTATGAAACCGTCGCTTGCTCCATAGCATTAGGACGGATAAGCAAGAAGCAAAAAGAATTACCGATACCTTCGGAAAGCACTTTTTTTCATCGGCAAACGATATCATAAGAAAACCATCACCCACAGTAACTATTGAAGGAAAACAAGAAACACAGAAACCTTTATCCTTACCATCTGAAATCAATTTTCTCCATCCATAAACGATATCACAAGAAAACCACAACAATGGTAAGTGTTGAAGAAAAATCAGAATCTTTAACGGTAAAGAAAATTCTTCCCTTTCAGTCAACGGCCGACGTAATTAGAAGAGAAAACCCAGATTTCACATTGGAGATGATCGGCAGAAATAAAATAGAGGAAAGCAGAACAAAGAGAGATGGTCGAACCTGGGTAAAAGAAATCGAAGAACTCTCGACGGGGTTTTGATGGGAAGCAAAAGAATGGAGGACTAGGGTTTAAAAGGCGCGACGATCTGCCATTTGAAGCGCATGGCGTCGCAACAGAACCTCGGCATTCTGTGTCACCTTGCCTCCACGCATCACGCCAAGCGACTCTCCACGAGTTCCTCTCTCGCTCTCTAAAGAAAATATCGAATGGGGGATTTCACCTTGGCTCCGTGACAAAAACTTCAAACCGAATTTCTGTGAGTAATTActaatttctttcttcttcttatgcCTCATCTCAGATCTTAGATTCTTTCAAACTTCCCATCTGAGTCGTCTTCATTGGGTGgtaatatttttctctccaaaatgCGTGCCTTTTTAATTTCCTGTCCGATACAAGTTCTAGGTTCTAAATCTTTCAGTCATTCCGtgttaattttatattgttttatttttctttttaggtgtGCCGGGTAGTCGATTGGTGATTGATCGGTGTTTGCTCGGAGGTTCCTGGATTTGAGTAGGAAAATATGGGAAGATTTTTTGCTGGGTGGAGTCGAATTTGGAGGTAAGAGTTGGATCATGTGGGATCTAGTTGGTCGGAGATACTTGTGCTAGAAAATATTGTCTCGAAACCCGAACCAGATATTCAATAAGAGATCTTCTCATAGGATAAAGAGTATATTACGGAGTCCAGGGCCAATGAAAGtaagaagaaatataaaaaaaagatgtttgTTAAAATGCAAAGTTCGTCTCGGGTTCATGCCTGACTTTCCAACCCTGCTTAATGAATTGATTCCAATTTTGTATGGAATATTTGCGGGATCGTGACCTTCAAGAGTAGAGTAAAGAAGTTGATTGGTAAGTTGAAACCGAAAATTGTTTCTCTTTTAGAaccttttcaaaatttagaggGAGCTCGCAAATTGGtgagagttttgaattttgataatttcattTCTAATGAGGATAATAGAGGCAAAATCTGGATATTTTGGAATAGTACCTATGTGGTGCATGTGATTCGGATGAGAATGCAATTTATTTCTATGTTAGTAGGTGAAGGAGCCAAGATGCTCTTGCTCACGGTGTCTTATGCCAAATGTACCATGTTGGAGAGGCAATATCTCTGGGATGATCTCAGCTCTCATAATTTGGGATCACAGCCTTGTGTGtttgttggtgattttaatattgtctGTAATGATTCTAAAAGGAGGCGAGTAGGCCTCGACCTAGTATGGCTATGTAggattttaataattagattcATCAAGGGGGTCTAATGGAAATGACTACAAAAGGGAGTATGTttacttggtgtaatgggcaatcGGGGTTTGCTCGATCCTAGGCACGTCTTGATCATGCTCTCATGGATAGTTCCTCTCTTGCATTGTTCATATTTGCCACGTTCTACTTCAGATCATGCTCCCATGTTTATTGAGTTTAAGAAGGATCCTTTCTTCTATGGCCTGGCcccatttcaatttcaatagaTGTGGGTGGATCACTATAGCTTTTTGGACTGTGTTCGGATAGCTTGGGCATTTCGGGTGAAGGGTTCGGCTTTTCAGGTATTGACTAGAAAATTAAAGTAGACTAAGGTGGTGTTAAGGTAGTGGAATAAAATGGTCTTTGGCCATACATTGGGTCGTATTGATGCTCTTGAAAGCCAGGTTGAGGAGATCGAGCAAAAGCTTCTAGTAAATTGGGAGGAAAATTTGGAGAAAGACTTATATATGGTAATCTCGGATCTGGCGAGTTGGAGGCGACGGAAAGAGATACGATTGGCACAAATggcaaaattaaaatgaaagctGGATGGTGATCGAAActcaaagttttttcatgcttgcCTTGCtaataagagaagaaaaagagtgCTGGAAATGCGAACAATGTGGTGGTTTATGAGACGCAGTAAAACATCCATCAAGGGATAGTAGaatatttttcctctttccttcAAGGGGAACCATCGGTTGAGCAGCCTAGACTGGAACAACTAATTGATTCCGTCATTTCAGAGGAGGAGAATGCCTCTCTTCTTAGTGCACCTAAAATAGAGGAAGTTTTTTAGGCTTTGTCTTCCATTCTGTCTCAAAGGGTTCCGAGTCCTATGGTTTTGGTTCGAGTTTCTATAAAagttgttgggaggtggttaaAGTTGATGTGTGGAATGCAGTTTTGGAATTCTTTATGTCCAAGCACCTTCCCAGGTTTTTCACAGCCTCATATTTGGTTTTAATACCATAGGTGAATTCGCCTACAGGTCTTGATAAATTTCACCCCATTAGtctttgctctgttttttataaaatttactcCAAGATTATTGTGAATAGATTAACAAGTCTCATGCCTCATCTGATATCCCTGAAGCAAGAAGCCTTTATTCTTGGATAGAGCATTTTCGAGAATATTAGCCTTACCTAGGAAATTGTTCATTCTATTAACAAACATAATCATGGGGGAAATATTATGTTGAAAGTGGATATGGCgaaagcttatgatcatgtgGATTGGGGTTATTTTATTGCAGTTTTGCGCAGGTTTGGCTTTTCTTCtcaattttgtgatttgatgcATTCTTGTATTTCAAGCCCTTGGTATGGTTATGATGAATGGTAAGGTCAAGGGTTACTTTTCGGGAGGCCATGGTCTTCATCAAGGGGATCCTTTGTCACCTTATCTGTTTATCATTCAGCAAATGGTCCTATCCAAGATGATTCATGCTAGtgtgatagaaaataaatttggcCAGTTTTCTCAAGCTCGAGGTACACCTATTGTGTCTCATTTGATGTATCCTGATgatataatgattttttctaaCGGAAATAAGAGATTGGTCCGAGCATTTCAGCACATTCTGAGTCAATATAAGAGATGGTCGGGCCAGGCTATCAATATTCAGAAGTCAGCATTGTactgttcgaacaatatttcCCCTATGCATAAGCAAAGACTATTACGTTGTACTTGGTTCATAGAGAggaattttccttttaaatatcttGGAGTGCCGATTATTATGGGGCGACTTAAGCAGACTCATCTAGAAGGCATGGTGAATAAAGTTAGGCAAAAAATCAATGGTTGGAAGATGAGGCTACTTTCTATTGGTGGAAAACTAGTTCTGTTAAGGCATGTTATATCTAGCATGGCGATTCACCTCTTTGTTGTTTTACAGATCCCTCAAGCTACTATCAACAAGATTCATAGATTGATGAGCTCCTTCTTTTAGGGAGAATCCGAGgggagggagaaaaagaaatgggtggCTTGGAAACACATTTGCAACCCTGTGGAAGAAGGTGGTCTTGGGTTATGGCATCTTCATGACATGCAGAAAGCTTTACACATGCATTTTGGATGGAATCTTATACATGGTAATTCTCTATGGGCTAATTTTCTCAAAGCAAAATATGTGGGTTCAAAGCCTTGGGCTTTAATAGAGGCCACGAAAGGGTCAAGATTCTGTAGAATGGTTGCTAATTATAGTCTGTTGTTGTTGAATAATTCTAAGTGGAAGATTAGAgaatgagagattttttttttttgtatgacaAATGGAGGGATAATGGTCCCCTAATTAATGAGATGCTATTAGTGGGTTCACCTCTGCTAAAAGTTGAAGTGTGTAGACTGTCGAATAGTTAGGATGTGGATCTTGTGGAGAACTTAGTTGGGTAGGAGAAGGTGGATGAGATTTTAATCTCTTTATCTGGGCCTAATTCCGGTAAATATGTTTTGGTTTGGACTCCGACGAAGACAGGTATGTTCTCTACCAAATCTGCTTGGCATTGTATTCATATAAAAGGTTCTCATCTTGACTGGCATGattggatttggcataaaagTCTTCCTTTAAAAATGTCTATTCATTTTTGAAAGGCTTGGCATATGGCTTTGAGAGTGGATGATCAATTGCACCATATTAGTATTTCCCTTGTTTCCAATTGTGATTGTTGTAATGTAGGccatattgaaaatattaaccATATGCTCTTTGAGGGTGTTTTTCCTCACAATGTATGGTCCCTTTTGGGCACTCTGTTTGGTATTCCTCTTGGCAGATCCTGGAAACAGAATTCTGGGACTTAGTTTAGGCGTGCTAGCTCTTCTTCTTAGATGGGTTTTATAGTTGGCATCCTTCTCATCATTGTCACTTGGCATCTATGGAGGAGAAGATGCCTTGCTAGAATTGAAGGTATTCTGGAAACTCATGAAGCTGTTGTTCATTCTATTTGTGTGTGGCTTGGTTCCTTTTGTCATGCGGCTAAGAATCCTATGTGTTTGTCTCATCGGGATGGCAAGATACTAGAGGCGTTGCGGATTAAACCGACTGTGTCGAAAGCTCCTTGCTGCAAATTGGTTAAATGGATTAAACTACCGTCGGAATGGTACAAATTGAACATAGATGGTAGTAGTCTTGAAAATCCGGGCACTTGTGGCATTGGTGGGGTTATTCAGAATGATTCAAGTCGTCTTGTCAAGGCTTATTCCTCTCCTATTGGTTTTAGTTCCAACAACAAAACGGAACTTTTGGCGCTCCTTCAAGGTTTGAGAATTTGTAAATCTTTACATATTTCTAATGTGATAGTAGAAATGGATTCGATTGTGGTTATTTCTTGGTGGATGAGAGGGCATTGTGGTGTGTGGGGtatttaaaggatttttgggaggaacttGTTGGATTGGCTCACACTCTTCATTGTCATTTTCAACATGTGTTTCATGAAGGCAATATGGTGGCGGATTGGTTAGCCAAGAATGGGGCCTTAGGCGCCGATTTGGTTTATTCTAATAATTGTGCTTTGCCACGGATTCTTCGAGATTTGCTTCGTTTGGATTTCTTAGACCTCCCATCTCTAAGATGTTAGCTTCTATGGTATTTGTGGTTTTGTTTGTCATTACATAAGATTGTCATAGATTATTTCTTGGTTGCAGTCTTGATGGGTTTTTCAATAGACCTTTTTTGTTACcatggtattcctccgccataaatGAGGgtattattaataaacttgagagggagtcactattggacatgtgacttcctgctcttcttaaaaaaaaagagtatagtatactatatagtgatataataatataatgatataataatatgtatatagttatctactaatactatatgttagtgataatatagtataatcactaatactatagtatcatatagtgatatagtattggTATAACTACCAATactataatgatttatatagttatttatatataatggattactaatagtattattattaatattagtatatatatatatgtaatagtgtcatataatgatatagtatttGATCATGTATGATAATATGATGGTTACATACACCTTTTGTATGAGTGTATATGTTCAAATGCATAGAAATAtatttatccttaatatatatatatatatatatatatatatagtttatattaataagatatgatcaaatgttcatgtttaagattaaaaattttaataataatgttgtatcaaatgttatattaattttatattattagattattattatacatgaataataggattttaaaatttaacaattatataaatcatatataaaataaaaaattatatatatatatatgaatcggtCCGgtattaaaaaaggaaaatcgaaACCGGACCGTTTTCAATAACATTTTGAGAAAAACAGAACCAGTAATCGACCAACCCGGTTTTGAATGGAATCGATTTGGTCCGGAACATATCTCGAAATTCTTATCTGTCCGGAACAGCCAAAACAAGAAAGTATACAATCTATTACTTATACTATCCACAATGCTCGCCTCAGCGGAACCTCTAGCCTCTGTGGGGTAGTTCACACACCTAACATTTAATAGTTAACACATATTAACATTTGAAATAGCACACATTAATGTTCGCCGATGCTATGAGCTCCACCATCCTACATGGCGCTTGCTTGGGGGTGAGGACTTTTGCTCTCCTTGGTCCTATCCTGGAAATGAGCAGGACCCACCTTCTCTAATGATGCAAGGTCCACCATCTTGCATGGCACTTTCCTGGGGAGAGGACTTTTACTCCTTGGTCCTTTCGTCAGATTGAGCATCATCTGTACTCCTGAGACGCTTGGAGCTTCAGCACCTTTCACGGTACCCGCCATCCAAGTGAGCAGCATGAGAAGTAATGGTGCTCGCCACCCCATCATCCTTCAGGAACGATCAATAAATGCAAGATTGTCCCAAGTAGCTGTGCTGAGAGTCAACAAAGGCATGAGTTGGGACATCCTCAATCAAGGAATTCATGTAGTTTGGTGGTTGTTCCGCCATGACATATAAGGTTGCAGTGCTCGTTCGGGAGGCAAAGGCGTGACCTGTTCTTCATATTTATCAGCATCCACTCTTCGATTCTCCAACATGCAATGTTTGTCCAGGGGAAAAACATGTAGGGACAAGAAATAGAAGGAGGTCACCTGCAGATAGAAATCAACTCCCATTTTTCGCTCTCTATATGAGCACTGCATGATAGAGAATCCAAAAATAGAAACCAATAAAACCACAGTGGGATAACTACCAAACCACACAATTTCCTTTAATGGGGTCTTCCAATTCCTGCTTGCGCTGACTCCCATTGAAACCATTTGAGCCAATCTCGCATTGAGTAACCCCTCTTTTGATTCGAGTTGACGTTGGTTGCCAAGGTGGCGATCACCCTTGTTCCCCATGCTACTCGTCTCGGTGGCCTGGGAGCATGGTGAAAAATGATGAGCCTTAAAACCTTAAAGAACCGCAGATGCTGCTCGAAGAAACAAGTCACGCAAGCACATTATTTATACGAGTCTATAACCCGTAGATTGTTGTGTACgagagagttttagagagagaccggattttataataaaaaaattcaaaacagtttataaaacaaaaaaatataaaagttaaaatagtaCTTTTAGGTGGAGACTTAAATTgatctttatatgtaagaaaagaaatgaaacttaaaagttacaataATTCGTAATGAAATAttgcttttaaaatgattaccgctccataaacataacacttcaagTTTAATAAATAGAATACCTACTTTTATAGGTAGAATGACACATCGGAGTCATATGACTCTgcttaaaatacaaaacaatataaatgttgaattagTGCTTTTGGATAGAGTCTTGAATCGgtttatatcattatatgtaagaaaaataaatgaaatttaaaagttacaatagttcataatgaaacgttacttttaaaaagtttaccgttttataaatataacactTTAAATTTAATAGGTAGAATATTTACTTTATGAGTAGAATGAATTAAATGACTCCGCTTTTatatctctctctatatataaagaGGCTATCAAACGACAATTCTTGTTTTAACAGTTTGCATTGTTTTCCCGTTAAAAGTTATTCTTTTTCCGTTAAAAGTTATTCCCATCCGTTAAGTAGCTGTATTTCCAATTTTATACCCATTTACTGAGTCTTTTACGCCATCcgtatttcaaatttgataatGCCCATTTATTGGATCTTTAAGCCCATTTATTGATTGTTAAATTATGAGTAATGAGAATACTAAACCGTTGTTTTTTCACCCACTCATTGAAATCATCTCTATTTATCAGTTACTGACGATACAACTGCATGCACATCATTCTGAGATTCATTGTATTTTGCATCTACCGTTACAAATCTCcaataaataattacatattaaaaaaaatataaatacataaaatttaaagaataacaCATCGCATAAAATACTCTTCTCATAAAATAATCTTCTCAGCCGAAGAAATTTCCCTTGTTTCTCCTTGAGTTTGTATTCATCTTTGTGCTCTTGAAAGCTACTAGAGatttacatattcaaatttTGCTGAATTTGAGGTAATATTTCGTATCTCTATCAATCTTATGTTTAActatttgaatgaaaaaaatccTATTCTGATCTCAAGATCTACAACTGCATATTCAGTTTATCTTTCTTCtattctctgtctctctcaaatCAGGTGTCTGGAAGCAGTGCAGTGGTGATAAAGTTTGAAGGAAATATTGAAAAGGTCAGTCTAACCACCTTTTCtgtgtttatagtatatctatAGTCTAGctatgttttatgtttatagTTTGAGTCTAAtgtttatagtatatctatAGTGTAGCTATGTTTTGTATTTATAGTTCATATAAAGGATACCAACAACCAGATATGAACCCAGAAAAGAGGAAAACTATGTGCACACTGTGAGTAGTATGCTTATGATTTCAAAGacatttaagaaaagaaaaccacataattaaaaagaaaatcacaacaAACAAAGAACACGATATCTAATTTGATTAATAATGTGCTTTTAGAAACATGCACCAAGAAAAGAAATTCTGAGTAAgacacaaaagggaaaaaaatcgaaaaataaacatgcactcagaaaagaaacaaagagagaCACAATAATAAAATCCTACTACCTAACGTCTACATTTGGACAACAATAAATATGGAACCTTTTTCTTGTAAGagataaaatttgtttttgataagtaaacgattgtattaatagaATAGACATAGCTCAAAGTACACAAGATTGTATACAAGAAGACTTCTAATGGCCCCCCAAGAAAAAACCATAACGGAACATATAACAAAACTATCAACTTCTAAATGCAATCGGGTATTCATAACAACTGGAATTTACACATTCATTACAATAACCAGAGttccaatcatatatataatttgttccTCCAAAAGAAACATTTACAACTGTGAGAT
This genomic interval from Juglans microcarpa x Juglans regia isolate MS1-56 chromosome 4D, Jm3101_v1.0, whole genome shotgun sequence contains the following:
- the LOC121260869 gene encoding barwin-like, giving the protein MERLCVWLVLSLCLFAAATTAQQCGKQAGGKTCSNNLCCSQYGYCGSTDDYCSPSKGCQSNCQSSSSGGESASNVRATYHFYNPEQNGWNLNAVSAYCSTWDANKPLAWRSKYGWTAFCGPVGPRGQAACGKCLRVTNSGTGAQATVRIVDQCSNGGLDLDYAGVFQKLDTDGKGYAQGHLIVSYQFVNCGD